A section of the Rhodothermales bacterium genome encodes:
- a CDS encoding SDR family NAD(P)-dependent oxidoreductase, which produces MARILITGSSDGLGRLAARWLAGRNHQVVLHARHEQRARDAFDAVPGAETVLVGDLGDLEATKRLAAEANASGHFDAVIHNAGVYQAPARDILYINTLAPYVLTSLIYPPQRLIYLSSGLHRQGRPALERMTGEGGIGYGDSKLHVVMLAKAVARRWPGVYANAVDPGWVPTKMGGQGAPDDLNKGFETQAWLAVSTDAGAMVTGRYFFHKKETPCHPDADDPALQDGLLAACEALTGVRFPGGENRAD; this is translated from the coding sequence ATGGCACGCATCCTCATCACCGGCTCATCCGACGGCCTGGGACGCCTGGCGGCTCGATGGCTGGCCGGCCGCAACCACCAGGTCGTCCTCCACGCACGCCACGAGCAACGGGCGCGCGACGCCTTCGACGCGGTGCCCGGCGCCGAAACGGTGCTGGTCGGCGACCTCGGGGACCTGGAGGCGACGAAGCGGCTGGCGGCCGAGGCCAATGCCTCGGGGCACTTCGACGCCGTCATCCACAACGCCGGCGTGTACCAGGCGCCGGCGCGGGACATCCTCTACATCAACACCCTGGCGCCCTATGTCCTCACCAGCCTGATCTACCCGCCGCAGCGCCTGATCTACCTCAGCTCGGGACTGCACCGGCAGGGGCGCCCGGCCCTGGAACGCATGACAGGTGAAGGGGGCATCGGTTACGGGGACTCCAAACTCCACGTCGTGATGCTGGCGAAGGCTGTCGCCCGCCGGTGGCCGGGTGTTTACGCCAACGCCGTCGACCCGGGGTGGGTGCCCACGAAAATGGGTGGCCAGGGGGCACCCGACGACCTCAACAAAGGGTTCGAGACGCAAGCCTGGCTGGCCGTTAGCACCGACGCCGGCGCCATGGTCACTGGCCGGTATTTCTTTCATAAAAAAGAGACCCCGTGCCACCCCGACGCCGACGATCCCGCGCTGCAGGACGGCTTGCTCGCCGCCTGCGAGGCGCTCACGGGCGTACGTTTTCCGGGAGGCGAGAACCGGGCTGACTGA
- a CDS encoding UPF0175 family protein codes for MTISIQMPEDVVTRLRAGWGDLSLRALEALAVEAYRDELLTSAEVGQLLGHTSRWETEAFLHARRAYLSYDEADAGSDRERLRDTRRP; via the coding sequence ATGACCATCTCTATTCAGATGCCAGAAGACGTGGTGACACGACTCCGAGCCGGCTGGGGGGATCTTTCGCTCCGTGCTCTGGAAGCACTCGCCGTCGAAGCCTATCGCGACGAACTCCTCACCAGCGCCGAGGTCGGGCAACTCCTCGGTCATACGTCACGATGGGAAACCGAGGCCTTCCTACATGCCCGCCGAGCCTACCTCTCCTACGATGAGGCCGATGCCGGTAGCGACCGCGAACGATTGCGTGATACTCGGCGCCCATGA
- a CDS encoding nucleotidyltransferase domain-containing protein — protein MPKREFLIPSEGLDAVCRKWQIADLALFGSAADDTFTYESDVDLLVTFKPEARIGLFEHMKIEEDLEAVFGRRVDLVVRRAVEQSPNWIRRKAILASARMIYAAG, from the coding sequence ATGCCGAAACGTGAATTTCTTATTCCCAGTGAAGGACTCGATGCCGTTTGCCGCAAGTGGCAGATCGCCGACTTGGCGCTGTTCGGCTCGGCTGCGGACGATACGTTTACGTATGAGAGTGATGTGGATTTGTTGGTGACCTTCAAGCCGGAGGCCCGGATCGGCCTGTTCGAGCACATGAAGATCGAAGAAGATCTCGAAGCGGTTTTCGGTCGGAGGGTCGACCTCGTCGTGCGGAGAGCGGTGGAACAGAGTCCGAACTGGATCCGCCGCAAGGCCATTCTGGCGTCAGCGAGGATGATTTATGCGGCGGGATGA